The DNA region AAGATGTTCAACTTACcttttttcatcttcttcatattATTACTCCGCATGTAGTTTCATCACTTCCATTCTAGCCATCCTCTACACTACATGATTAAACACAAATGCTATACTTCTTCAAATACCTTACTCTTTACTATTTAATTACTTGTGTAATTGTTGGGGTCTAACTCTTTACTAATTAACTACTTGTGTAATTGTTGGGGTTATGGGTtctggcaaattatatcatgtacTAGGGTCtactttgcattgtagaccttagtctaaaaataacattcagattttGTATCTATAGTTGACATATTCTGTATGTtgaccttggtccatggtaaaACAATTGCGGGGTTACCCATTGTATACTCTCAGATAGTCGgctttgtactttttttttttagacttaaTACCCGATTTGGTTCCTCAATTATTAAGATTTGACCACTTCGATCATCGACTTCAAAACTTACTCAATTTCATCCACAATTACgcaataaaaatagttttgattgAGCAAGTTGGGgatgaaattgaataaattttgaaGTTGAGTATTAacgtggtgaaatcctaatagtcgagagaccaaatCGTATTgagtaaggaaaaaaaaaaaaaaagtttggccCAAACATGATCAACCCGGTCCATTATCAAATTGTTATTTTGCCGTGGCCCATTTCCCTTTTTCATAAGAGGCACGTGAATTACACATGCAATGGTAAAACCCTAATCAGTCACCCCATTTTATCATCTTCATAGCACCAAACCCTAATACCCCCTTCCTCAATCTCGTCGCGGCAGATCTCTTCGCGTCTGTAGTCATTGAAAATGGTGACCACCGGAAAGAAGACTGTAAGTTCAGCCACCAATCTCCCCTCCTGCTTTCGTTTGATATGAATCGCTTCggcttttaattttcattctgAAAATGTTTATGTGAAAACTAATTGAATGGAATATTGGAAACGGAATTGCAGAAGAAGACCCATGAGAGCATTAACAACAGGTTGGCTCTGGTGATGAAGAGCGGCAAGTATACACTTGGGTACAAGACTGTTCTCAAGACCCTCAGGAGCTCTAAAGGTGCGAACTTTTTAATTTTGgctgcatttttttttggtttaaagaTAATTTTTAATGTGTCTTTTCTTATAACTTGTTGTTTTATGGATCCAACAGGAAAGCTCATATTGATTTCCAACAATTGCCCACCTCTGAGGAAGTCTGAGATTGAGTACTATGCTATGCTTGCTAAGATTGGGGTTCACCATTACAATGGAAGTAAGTGAACCTTAAAGTtggaaattttttgtttttagctGGCATTTTGATCAATATGGTCTAGAGGTGATTGTGCATGAAATTGAATAATGTGTGATGACAGGAGGTTGTTTTTTGGGGCAGTACTTAGGGTCTCTGATTCTTATATTATGTGTATGGCTGGTTTTATCATGTATCTATAAGCCCGACATTTGGTCCAATTTGATGATTCAGTTGGGCTAAATGCCCTGATTCTGGTTAAACCACAAGGTGTTGTTACCTCATTTCTCGGTATTCTACTTGCACAGGCATAGAGTTtggtgttttgtttgtttgatagTATATAGGGAAATGTTTTCGCTGTGATTGACTTGCTGATGAATGTCTTTTTTCTCATTTAGTGACTATCAAGTAATATTTGTGCTAGGCTGTAAATTTGCTGCTGCAATCTAATGAGATGTTCTTGTTTCTCTGTTTGTGTGTGTAGACAATGTTGATCTCGGTACTGCTTGCGGGAAGTATTTCCGTGTGTCTTGCCTTAGCATCGTTGATCCAGGTAATTCTTTTTCTGCTTTCTTGGTCATGAATTCTCGAAGACCACTAAAATCGAACATCAGATGTGCTTAAAGTGTTGTTTTTTATCTTTCAGGCGATTCAGACATCATCAAGTCTCTGCCCAGTGAGCAGTAATAGATCAATACCATCCAGCAAAGTAGAACCATGTTTTCCAGGATTATGTTATTCCCCAACTATTGTTCTTTAATACCAAGAACTGGAAGATCTTTTGAATGCTTATTATCGacgaattttgtttctttcttttcatgTTTGAGTTTGAGACTGGATAATAGATGAATtcagtattatatttttcattctccCCTCTATATTGCTTTATTATTTAGTTTCCACTACTGTGAGGATGGTTGAAAACATCTATTCTTATATGTGATGTTTAACtttgcaaaaacttgtgtgagactgtctcgcAAATCCTTATTCTTAAGATGGGTTAGgtcaagataaaatgtaatactgatagggaataaaattttagtcataataaacattaagtctTTACCCTCTTgtttaattgataaaattgagTCATAATGCACATTGcggagttaatacccaatatagtcctcgatatcctatttgggatgattccttcttGTTCTCGTTATTAAGAACACAGAAATGCAAATTTATTTCTGTTTCGATCTTAATAAGGGAAAATGAAGGAATAATCCCAAATAggatgaaggatgagaaattatcAAAGGACCCTATTTCTAACCATCCACAATTAAATTGAACATAAAAAGtcatttatgactaaattgaataaaattactatagtcgaggactatattgtgTATTGACTCGCACATTGAGCCTTTATCCTCTCATAAAATCAAGTCATAATACACCTAATagaggttaaaaaaaaaaaacacctaataGAAAACATTACTCATATTCTTAATGAATGCATGCTAACTTACATGTTACAGTATGGAATAACTGAATAAGTACATATGTCCTTTTTCTAAGTATTATTTTTAGACAATGATATCAACTTTACATTCATAAACAACTTACCAAATTTGTTCATGTAGAATCTCGGTTACTCTAACATTCCAACAACATCACTCATGGTAGGCCTCACCTTGGGATCCTCACTAACACACATGGTGGCGATAGCGAAATAGTTGATGACGTCGTTTTCCGGCAAATTCTCTCTCGAAAGATTAGGATCGATCATTTCCATGTATCGTTTTTGTGACACCATATTTGTGACCCATTCGACTAGGCGAATCTCGTATCCGTCTCCTCCT from Ipomoea triloba cultivar NCNSP0323 chromosome 6, ASM357664v1 includes:
- the LOC116022070 gene encoding 60S ribosomal protein L30-like produces the protein MVTTGKKTKKTHESINNRLALVMKSGKYTLGYKTVLKTLRSSKGKLILISNNCPPLRKSEIEYYAMLAKIGVHHYNGNNVDLGTACGKYFRVSCLSIVDPGDSDIIKSLPSEQ